In one Chitinophaga sancti genomic region, the following are encoded:
- a CDS encoding nicotinate phosphoribosyltransferase, with the protein MTKENLILLADAYKYSHHKLYIPGTEYIYSYLESRGGKFEETVFYGLQYLLMEYLQGVVITKEKIDEAESELKEVFGRNDVFDRTKFEYIIEKHGGRLPVRIKAVPEGTVTATHNVLMTIENTDPKCFWLTNFLETLLMQVWYPCTVATMSREIKKVVNKYYNETASAASFAGIDFVLNDFGFRGASSVESAGWGGSAHLINFAGSDTIIASTFAKRYYKAPAAPGLSIPATEHSIMTLLGEPGEKEIFKHVLDAFPTGTIACVSDSYNIIRACEEYWGTELKEQILKREGTLVIRPDSGDAVQTLLRIFEVLTEKFGYTVNEKGYKVLPPQVRVIQGDGISYSSIPGIYEALKNAGISAENLVLGMGGALLQRVNRDTQEYALKCAHAVVNGKDINVQKNPLELDANGNTRVSFKKSKSGKQVLVKQDGKFVTMPESQAVGLKDELVTVFENGEIKTSYTFNDIKNRAQI; encoded by the coding sequence ATGACAAAGGAAAACCTCATCCTCTTAGCCGACGCCTATAAATACTCTCACCATAAACTGTACATACCCGGCACTGAATATATCTACTCCTACCTCGAAAGCCGGGGCGGCAAATTTGAAGAAACTGTATTCTACGGCCTCCAGTACCTGCTCATGGAATACCTGCAGGGCGTAGTGATCACCAAAGAAAAAATTGACGAAGCAGAAAGCGAGTTGAAAGAAGTATTTGGTCGCAACGATGTGTTTGACCGCACCAAATTTGAATATATCATAGAGAAACACGGCGGTCGCCTGCCAGTGAGGATCAAAGCCGTTCCGGAAGGTACCGTCACCGCTACCCACAATGTGTTGATGACCATCGAAAACACCGACCCAAAATGTTTCTGGCTCACCAACTTCCTCGAAACATTGCTGATGCAGGTATGGTACCCTTGTACCGTAGCTACCATGAGCCGCGAGATTAAAAAAGTTGTCAATAAGTATTATAACGAAACCGCCAGTGCTGCATCATTCGCAGGCATCGACTTCGTGCTGAACGACTTCGGTTTCCGTGGTGCCAGCTCCGTAGAAAGTGCAGGATGGGGTGGTAGTGCACACCTGATCAACTTTGCGGGTAGCGATACCATCATCGCCTCTACCTTTGCCAAAAGATATTATAAAGCACCCGCTGCCCCCGGCCTCTCTATCCCCGCTACCGAACACTCTATCATGACCCTCTTAGGTGAACCCGGAGAAAAAGAGATCTTCAAACATGTGCTGGATGCATTCCCAACCGGCACCATTGCCTGTGTATCTGATTCTTACAACATCATCAGGGCCTGCGAAGAATACTGGGGTACTGAACTGAAAGAACAGATCCTGAAAAGAGAGGGTACGCTGGTGATTCGCCCTGATAGTGGAGATGCCGTACAAACCCTGTTAAGAATATTTGAAGTGCTCACAGAAAAATTCGGTTACACTGTCAATGAAAAAGGATACAAAGTATTACCTCCGCAGGTACGTGTGATCCAGGGTGATGGTATCAGTTATTCTTCTATCCCGGGTATCTACGAAGCATTGAAAAACGCCGGTATCAGCGCCGAAAACCTGGTATTAGGTATGGGTGGGGCATTGTTACAGAGAGTGAACAGAGATACGCAGGAATATGCCCTGAAATGCGCACACGCGGTAGTCAACGGTAAAGACATCAATGTTCAGAAGAATCCACTGGAACTGGATGCAAATGGTAACACCCGTGTATCTTTCAAGAAATCAAAATCTGGTAAACAGGTACTGGTTAAACAGGATGGCAAATTTGTAACCATGCCTGAAAGCCAGGCTGTTGGCCTTAAAGATGAGTTGGTTACCGTGTTTGAAAACGGTGAAATAAAAACCTCCTACACATTTAACGATATTAAAAACAGGGCACAGATCTAG
- a CDS encoding NUDIX domain-containing protein, whose amino-acid sequence MTTLKPTGVIIARFQTPSLHEGHLELIRQVKQKHNRLIIVLGVSPVKGSRKNPLDYYTRERMIKQLFPDVIILPQSDQADDKVWSQKLDELLSTNFPHESFVLYGSRDSFIPYYHGRYSTNDLPPVKDYNATALREAVSDKVFDTEEFRAGIIYNTYNQFPKVYPTVDIAVFRNNRSELLVGRKPAENAWRLPGGFTDPGDNCFDIAARRELQEECGQLETSAMQYECSMQMDDWRYRSEVDKIITTLFSTDLIFGEPDAADDIAALRWIPVNEIKNMIANGEIVPVHIPLLERLAEKYSTNA is encoded by the coding sequence ATGACAACGCTAAAACCGACAGGAGTAATCATCGCCCGCTTTCAGACACCCAGCCTCCACGAAGGCCATTTGGAACTGATCCGGCAGGTAAAGCAAAAACATAACCGCCTTATCATCGTACTCGGCGTTAGCCCGGTGAAAGGTAGCCGCAAGAATCCACTGGATTATTACACCAGGGAAAGAATGATCAAACAACTCTTCCCCGATGTTATCATCCTCCCCCAGAGCGATCAGGCAGATGATAAAGTATGGTCTCAGAAACTGGATGAATTGCTCTCGACGAACTTCCCGCACGAATCATTCGTGTTGTACGGCAGCCGCGATAGTTTCATCCCTTACTACCATGGTCGTTATTCTACCAATGACCTGCCGCCGGTAAAGGATTATAACGCTACCGCCCTCCGCGAAGCAGTATCTGACAAGGTATTTGATACGGAAGAATTCAGAGCAGGCATCATCTACAATACATACAATCAGTTTCCGAAAGTATATCCAACCGTAGACATTGCCGTATTCAGAAATAACCGCAGCGAATTATTAGTAGGTCGTAAACCTGCCGAAAACGCCTGGCGCCTGCCAGGAGGATTCACAGATCCAGGCGATAATTGCTTTGACATAGCCGCCCGCCGTGAATTACAGGAAGAATGTGGTCAACTCGAAACCAGTGCGATGCAATACGAATGCTCCATGCAGATGGACGACTGGCGCTACCGCTCTGAAGTAGACAAGATCATCACTACCTTATTCAGTACAGACCTGATCTTCGGAGAACCGGATGCTGCTGACGATATCGCAGCTCTACGCTGGATACCGGTAAATGAAATCAAAAACATGATTGCTAACGGTGAAATCGTACCTGTCCACATCCCATTACTGGAAAGACTCGCTGAAAAATATTCTACTAACGCCTAA